A single genomic interval of Sulfurovum sp. TSL6 harbors:
- a CDS encoding PhoU domain-containing protein yields MLPGYQEARLSVRADVLSVLEGLATANKEGLEALQATDAVKLDEARSRLKDISQETEKIDNDIVLIFAKYTPEARDLRELVSYLKITSALNRIHANINNYLKNMQSMLLEKNEKMIQLIQDSLRINRCTLNSFDYTVEMLQTFDDNDHIKALAARIDVEYSKTDDIYTLLEKDVIQQIGSADGFAEEYFNLLKYIRKNLKIIDRLESVSQRVIFARMGGKL; encoded by the coding sequence ATGTTACCAGGATATCAAGAGGCAAGACTTTCTGTAAGAGCTGATGTGCTTAGTGTACTAGAAGGGCTTGCAACAGCAAATAAAGAGGGACTTGAAGCACTTCAGGCTACAGATGCAGTGAAGTTGGATGAAGCGAGAAGCAGACTGAAAGATATTAGTCAAGAGACAGAGAAAATAGACAATGATATCGTACTGATCTTTGCAAAATATACACCCGAAGCAAGAGATCTAAGAGAACTGGTCTCTTATCTTAAAATTACTTCAGCTCTGAACCGTATTCATGCAAATATCAATAATTATCTTAAAAATATGCAAAGTATGCTCCTGGAAAAAAATGAAAAGATGATACAACTGATCCAAGATTCATTAAGAATTAACCGTTGTACACTTAACTCTTTTGACTATACGGTTGAAATGTTGCAAACGTTTGATGATAATGACCACATAAAGGCATTAGCTGCGAGAATAGATGTGGAATACAGTAAAACAGATGATATCTATACGCTGCTTGAAAAAGATGTCATACAACAAATAGGTAGTGCGGATGGGTTTGCAGAAGAATATTTTAACCTTTTGAAATACATACGTAAAAACCTTAAGATCATAGACCGTTTAGAAAGTGTGTCACAGCGTGTGATATTTGCACGCATGGGCGGAAAACTCTAA
- the pstB gene encoding phosphate ABC transporter ATP-binding protein PstB — MAENNIIMDIKDFYFTYAGVDEPSLKKIDLPIEKNKITAMIGPSGCGKSTLLRAMNRIHDLYPGNSYEGEINLYGGNDEKQNILDLKKENDFIKLRQQVGMIFQKPTPFPMSIFDNVAYGLRLSGVKDKTEIAGRVEKALKDAAIWKETQDRLNKSALGLSGGQQQRLCIARAVALKPEVLLFDEPTSALDPISTGAIEELISELKKDVSVVIVTHNMQQASRLSDYTAFMYLGDLIEYDKTDKIFLNPSEKLTEDYITGRFG, encoded by the coding sequence ATGGCAGAAAATAACATTATAATGGATATTAAAGATTTTTATTTTACCTATGCAGGTGTGGATGAACCTTCATTAAAGAAGATCGATCTTCCTATAGAGAAAAATAAAATTACAGCGATGATCGGTCCTAGTGGTTGTGGTAAATCCACACTTTTACGTGCCATGAACCGTATCCATGATCTCTACCCTGGAAACAGCTATGAAGGTGAGATCAATCTTTATGGCGGTAATGATGAAAAACAAAATATCTTGGATCTTAAAAAAGAGAATGATTTCATCAAGTTGCGTCAACAAGTGGGGATGATCTTTCAAAAACCCACACCGTTTCCTATGAGTATCTTTGATAATGTGGCCTATGGATTGAGACTGTCAGGGGTAAAAGATAAGACTGAAATAGCGGGGCGTGTAGAAAAAGCCCTTAAAGATGCAGCTATTTGGAAAGAGACACAAGACAGACTGAACAAAAGTGCACTTGGACTCAGTGGAGGGCAACAGCAGAGGCTATGTATCGCGAGGGCGGTAGCACTTAAGCCGGAGGTTTTACTTTTTGATGAGCCAACCTCTGCACTTGACCCCATCTCAACAGGGGCGATAGAAGAGTTGATCTCGGAGCTTAAGAAAGATGTCTCCGTGGTGATCGTGACACACAATATGCAACAAGCCAGTCGCTTAAGTGATTATACGGCGTTTATGTATCTGGGCGATCTGATAGAGTATGACAAAACAGATAAGATCTTTTTGAACCCTTCAGAGAAGTTGACAGAAGATTACATCACAGGTAGATTTGGATAA
- the pstA gene encoding phosphate ABC transporter permease PstA, whose amino-acid sequence MNRLILNKIILILSTLSAVIGIGFLFWILVTLSYKGITSLHFNTFTNDLVEGGIRNLLIGQFTMALMASAIAVPLGMMAGIYLREYSNNGKLASVIRNLSDVMMSAPSIVIGVFVFALFVDPFGGYNGWAGIVALAIMMIPIIISTTDNMLALVPKELREAGIALGGSKHKIILQIVIKAAKVGITTGVLLSFARIIGETAPLLFTSANNQFFTMDLTEQFPSLTVSIYNLATYPDAESRELAWAASFVLTVIVLCINLFGRYMTRNKK is encoded by the coding sequence ATGAATAGACTCATACTCAATAAAATCATTTTAATCCTCTCGACGCTTTCCGCAGTGATAGGCATAGGTTTTTTATTTTGGATACTTGTAACTTTGAGCTATAAAGGCATCACAAGTCTGCATTTTAATACTTTTACCAACGACTTGGTAGAAGGAGGAATTAGAAACCTTCTTATAGGGCAGTTTACTATGGCACTTATGGCAAGTGCAATAGCAGTTCCCCTTGGCATGATGGCAGGTATCTATCTTAGAGAATATAGTAACAATGGCAAGTTGGCCTCTGTTATAAGAAATCTTAGTGATGTGATGATGTCAGCACCATCCATTGTCATTGGTGTATTTGTTTTTGCTTTGTTTGTTGACCCTTTTGGCGGGTATAACGGTTGGGCAGGTATCGTTGCATTGGCCATTATGATGATACCTATCATCATCAGCACTACGGATAACATGCTGGCATTGGTTCCTAAGGAACTCAGAGAAGCGGGTATCGCTTTGGGTGGGAGCAAACACAAGATCATTTTACAGATAGTGATCAAAGCGGCTAAAGTAGGGATAACGACAGGTGTTTTACTCTCATTTGCACGTATTATCGGAGAGACTGCACCATTGCTCTTTACATCGGCGAATAACCAGTTTTTCACGATGGACCTCACCGAGCAGTTTCCCTCTCTTACAGTGAGTATCTACAACCTTGCGACCTATCCGGATGCGGAGAGTCGGGAGTTGGCATGGGCAGCATCTTTTGTGCTTACAGTCATTGTGTTATGTATCAATCTATTCGGTCGATATATGACAAGAAATAAAAAATAA
- the pstC gene encoding phosphate ABC transporter permease subunit PstC: MGGKLFKNFSFFSATLSFFILVGIFAVLFSYAQDALHEFGFDFLYNETWEADEDDEGGIFGGYIPIIGTLLSTLIAMAIATPLAMGIAIFLTEIATEKLVKPVSIAIELLAAIPSIIYGMWGLFYFAPIVQATVGGNGVGLLTAGIVLAIMIIPFMAAITRDAMNTAPSVLKESAYAMGATKFEVIKDVIMPYAKGGIIGSIILALGRALGETMAVAFLIGSVMSIPSRITDPTTSIPVLLANNFAEAQDLEMSSMYYLALILFVVSFAIISIAKFYFLGRKTV, from the coding sequence ATGGGTGGTAAACTCTTTAAGAATTTCTCTTTTTTCTCTGCAACACTCTCCTTTTTTATTCTTGTAGGGATCTTTGCAGTACTTTTTTCTTATGCACAAGATGCATTACATGAATTTGGCTTTGATTTCTTGTACAATGAAACCTGGGAAGCAGATGAAGATGATGAAGGCGGTATCTTTGGCGGATATATACCTATCATCGGTACCTTGCTTAGCACACTTATTGCTATGGCCATTGCAACACCATTGGCGATGGGGATAGCTATATTTTTAACAGAGATCGCGACTGAAAAACTGGTAAAGCCTGTTTCGATAGCCATCGAATTACTGGCAGCCATTCCAAGTATCATTTATGGCATGTGGGGACTTTTTTACTTTGCCCCTATTGTACAGGCAACAGTAGGAGGAAATGGGGTAGGGTTATTGACTGCGGGAATCGTTTTGGCGATCATGATCATTCCTTTTATGGCAGCGATCACAAGAGATGCCATGAACACCGCACCTTCTGTTCTTAAAGAGTCAGCATATGCTATGGGTGCAACGAAGTTTGAAGTGATCAAGGATGTCATCATGCCTTATGCTAAGGGAGGGATCATCGGTTCAATTATCTTGGCGCTTGGACGTGCGTTGGGTGAGACGATGGCAGTGGCATTCCTTATCGGTTCGGTTATGAGCATACCAAGTAGAATAACGGATCCTACGACTTCCATCCCGGTATTACTTGCAAATAACTTTGCAGAAGCGCAAGACCTTGAGATGAGCAGTATGTATTATCTGGCACTTATTTTATTTGTAGTCAGTTTTGCCATTATTTCTATAGCGAAATTTTATTTCCTTGGAAGAAAAACAGTATGA
- the pstS gene encoding phosphate ABC transporter substrate-binding protein PstS yields the protein MTLKKILTAAVAASVALSAVNADEIKGRGASFPGPIYKAWTAEYYAATKNQVNYTPTGSGDGVKSITKRMVDFAGSDKPLKPKALKKDKLYMFPTVVGSVVLAYNIDGIKDGELKLSRAAIAGIFSGSITYWDDKAIMAQNAGLKLPHEPITVAVRADKSGTTFNFTYFLNKLDENIKVSKKPTWKVAKVVAGKSNSGVSANIQQIKNSIGYIEYSYKEKLGLAAAQIENKEGKYINPTLKSFQDAAKYASWTAENDFYAVIGDPAGATSYPIVAATFILLPAEKMETNKQVTAFIDWAYTNGDKAATDLGYVPLPASTKDEIRKYWEAKNIK from the coding sequence ATGACATTGAAAAAAATTCTTACAGCAGCAGTGGCAGCTTCAGTAGCACTCTCAGCAGTAAACGCTGATGAAATTAAAGGTAGAGGTGCATCATTCCCTGGGCCTATATATAAGGCTTGGACAGCAGAGTATTACGCTGCAACAAAAAATCAAGTGAACTACACACCAACTGGTTCTGGTGACGGGGTTAAATCTATCACTAAAAGAATGGTTGATTTTGCCGGTTCAGACAAGCCACTTAAGCCAAAAGCACTTAAAAAAGACAAACTTTACATGTTCCCTACGGTAGTAGGTTCAGTGGTTTTAGCATATAACATCGATGGTATAAAAGATGGAGAACTTAAACTTAGCCGTGCAGCAATCGCAGGTATCTTTAGTGGAAGCATTACATACTGGGATGATAAGGCGATCATGGCACAAAATGCCGGTTTGAAATTACCACATGAGCCTATCACAGTAGCTGTAAGAGCTGACAAGTCAGGTACAACATTTAACTTTACCTACTTCTTGAATAAACTTGATGAAAACATAAAAGTTAGTAAAAAACCTACTTGGAAAGTAGCTAAAGTAGTTGCAGGTAAATCAAACTCAGGTGTATCAGCAAATATCCAGCAGATCAAAAATTCTATCGGGTACATTGAGTACTCTTATAAAGAGAAATTAGGATTGGCAGCAGCACAGATCGAAAACAAAGAAGGTAAATACATCAACCCAACGCTAAAATCTTTCCAAGATGCAGCTAAATACGCAAGCTGGACCGCGGAGAATGATTTCTACGCAGTGATCGGTGACCCGGCAGGTGCAACTTCGTACCCTATCGTTGCAGCTACATTTATCTTGCTTCCAGCAGAAAAAATGGAAACAAATAAACAAGTCACAGCATTTATCGACTGGGCATATACCAATGGTGATAAAGCAGCAACAGATCTTGGTTATGTGCCACTTCCTGCATCGACTAAAGATGAAATTAGAAAATATTGGGAAGCTAAAAACATTAAATAA
- a CDS encoding response regulator transcription factor, translated as MVTNIDPVATILIIEDNEDLLEIEEFHLMKEGYCVIGVTSTKEVESMLEQGVDLMLVDRTLPQVEGSEFVSYLRDKGVTIPVMFVSAKDTDKEIEEGFLRGGDDYLRKPFNMKELLYRVKAILRRTNAIEQERLMARDIIMDFNTRKTYIESDEVELTKLEFELLSLFIKNKNRALEREYLIQNIWHESEDIQKRTVNVTINRLKKKIDPQENKEYIVPVRGIGYKFQ; from the coding sequence ATGGTAACTAATATCGATCCTGTCGCAACGATTTTAATTATTGAAGATAATGAAGATCTATTGGAAATAGAAGAGTTCCATCTGATGAAAGAGGGATATTGTGTGATAGGAGTAACCTCCACCAAAGAGGTAGAGTCTATGTTAGAGCAAGGCGTAGACTTAATGCTTGTTGACCGGACACTTCCTCAAGTAGAAGGAAGTGAATTTGTCTCTTATCTTCGTGATAAAGGTGTGACTATCCCTGTGATGTTTGTCTCTGCAAAAGATACCGATAAAGAGATAGAAGAGGGCTTCTTGCGTGGAGGGGATGATTATTTAAGGAAACCCTTTAACATGAAAGAATTGCTCTATCGTGTTAAAGCGATACTTCGACGTACAAATGCCATAGAGCAAGAGAGGTTAATGGCTAGAGACATCATCATGGACTTTAATACACGTAAAACATATATAGAAAGTGATGAGGTAGAACTTACCAAATTAGAATTCGAACTTCTTAGTCTGTTTATTAAAAATAAAAACAGAGCGCTTGAAAGGGAATATCTGATCCAGAATATATGGCATGAAAGTGAAGATATCCAAAAACGTACAGTCAATGTCACTATCAATCGATTAAAGAAAAAGATAGACCCTCAAGAAAATAAAGAGTATATTGTCCCTGTTCGTGGTATAGGGTATAAGTTTCAATAA
- a CDS encoding phosphate-starvation-inducible PsiE family protein — translation MHFIKKNYELLLAFVIFTAILGTHYPFYKAIILMLEFIVIIEVIKMISEFMKKKRLRLRYVIDVFIIFLTRDVIILATNPNKDYKEILFLLLVIFIFFLFRILAVQFSPALFKKRKNEKLS, via the coding sequence ATGCATTTTATAAAAAAGAATTACGAATTACTGCTAGCCTTTGTTATTTTTACAGCTATCCTAGGTACACATTATCCGTTTTACAAAGCTATCATCTTGATGCTTGAGTTTATCGTGATCATAGAGGTGATAAAAATGATTTCAGAGTTTATGAAAAAGAAAAGATTACGTCTGAGGTATGTAATCGATGTGTTTATTATCTTTTTGACGCGAGATGTGATCATATTGGCAACAAACCCCAACAAGGACTACAAAGAGATACTCTTTTTACTTTTAGTGATCTTTATCTTTTTCCTCTTTAGAATTTTGGCTGTACAGTTCTCCCCTGCACTGTTCAAAAAGAGAAAAAATGAAAAGTTATCTTAG
- a CDS encoding response regulator transcription factor has product MQNTDIEIIVIEDEPDILELLEYHLEKEGYSVTGFLSTENVEQFLEEENPALMIIDRNLPGVEGSEFVSKIRELGYDIPVLFLTARDKESDLEEGFHSGGDDYMTKPFSSKELLLRIAALLKRSGVTSSDKVKYRDITLDLQKRELFIENKRIELTNLEFKLLHTFIKNPHQSLDRDFLRDEVWGDDSVNFHDKTINVAMNRLKKKIDPEGNKEYFAPVWGVGYKLI; this is encoded by the coding sequence ATGCAAAATACAGACATAGAAATCATTGTTATTGAAGACGAACCAGATATTTTAGAACTTCTTGAATATCATCTTGAAAAAGAAGGATACTCTGTTACCGGGTTCCTTTCTACAGAAAATGTAGAACAGTTCTTGGAAGAAGAAAATCCTGCCCTTATGATCATTGATAGAAATCTCCCTGGTGTAGAAGGAAGTGAATTTGTCTCAAAAATACGGGAGCTGGGATATGATATACCAGTACTGTTCCTGACCGCGAGAGACAAAGAGAGTGACCTGGAAGAAGGTTTCCATTCTGGAGGTGATGACTATATGACAAAGCCTTTTAGCAGTAAAGAACTCCTTTTAAGAATAGCCGCATTACTAAAGCGTAGTGGAGTGACATCTAGTGATAAAGTAAAATACAGAGATATCACATTGGATCTGCAAAAACGAGAACTTTTCATAGAGAATAAGCGTATAGAGTTGACCAATTTAGAATTTAAACTACTCCATACTTTTATCAAGAATCCACATCAGTCGTTAGACAGAGATTTTCTGCGTGATGAAGTTTGGGGTGATGACAGTGTAAACTTTCATGATAAAACCATCAATGTAGCTATGAACAGACTCAAAAAGAAGATCGATCCTGAAGGTAACAAAGAATACTTTGCTCCTGTATGGGGTGTTGGATATAAATTAATCTAA
- a CDS encoding inorganic phosphate transporter, translating into MNNTLKMILGAGFAVAVAFYANSIIGQAAHGGFLVLAAVFGAYMAMNIGANDVANNVGPAVGSGALTIGGAILIASIFEAGGALIAGGDVVGTIKKGIISPDAFGNDPMLFVYGMSAALLAAALWLNLATWLKAPVSTTHSIVGGVLGGGIAAGGFAIVSWGTMGKIAASWVISPVLGGVIAAIFLYVIKSQIIYKEDKLTAAKKIVPILVALMAAAFITYLTVKGLKKVWPLIVETISFLPQTKKPTFTVALIFGAIGGVITYIIVKPRVLKKVIGMEGTRESINLLFTIPLIFAAALLSFAHGANDVANAVGPLAAVNDALTTLAVSKKAAIPLWVMVVGGVGISVGLALFGPRLIRTVGSEITELDQMRAFSIMMAAAITVVIASQLGLPVSSTHIAVGAIFGVGFLREWLDSKDMSVKQEKLHAEVEKHHALKTELAELKAEGDYKRQVELIEATKVQKKKVKSLKRSLRENYVKRGMVKKIVAAWVITVPAAAVLSAIIFFILKGVAS; encoded by the coding sequence ATGAACAATACATTAAAAATGATACTGGGTGCAGGGTTTGCCGTAGCCGTAGCTTTTTATGCAAACAGTATCATAGGACAAGCAGCACACGGAGGCTTTTTAGTACTTGCAGCCGTATTTGGGGCCTATATGGCGATGAACATTGGTGCAAATGATGTTGCCAATAACGTAGGGCCCGCAGTGGGTTCTGGCGCACTAACGATAGGTGGCGCTATCCTCATCGCTTCTATTTTTGAGGCAGGTGGTGCACTCATCGCTGGTGGTGATGTGGTTGGGACCATCAAAAAAGGGATCATCTCTCCAGATGCATTCGGTAATGACCCTATGCTTTTTGTCTATGGTATGTCAGCAGCACTGCTTGCAGCAGCACTATGGCTAAATCTTGCAACATGGCTTAAAGCCCCAGTATCAACAACACACTCTATCGTAGGTGGTGTGCTTGGCGGTGGTATCGCTGCAGGTGGGTTTGCTATCGTTTCTTGGGGAACCATGGGTAAGATCGCTGCTTCATGGGTGATCTCACCTGTACTGGGTGGTGTGATCGCTGCGATATTCCTCTATGTGATCAAATCACAGATCATTTATAAAGAAGATAAATTGACAGCAGCGAAGAAGATCGTGCCTATTTTGGTCGCTCTTATGGCAGCAGCGTTTATTACTTATCTTACGGTCAAGGGACTTAAAAAGGTTTGGCCTTTGATCGTAGAGACCATTAGCTTTTTACCACAAACAAAAAAGCCTACTTTTACCGTAGCTCTTATTTTTGGTGCTATCGGTGGAGTGATCACATATATTATTGTGAAGCCTAGAGTACTAAAAAAGGTGATAGGAATGGAGGGGACTAGAGAATCTATCAATCTTCTTTTTACGATTCCTCTTATTTTTGCAGCGGCACTTTTGAGTTTTGCACATGGCGCAAATGACGTTGCCAATGCCGTGGGTCCTTTGGCAGCAGTCAATGATGCACTGACCACACTGGCTGTTTCTAAAAAAGCAGCAATTCCTTTATGGGTGATGGTTGTCGGTGGTGTCGGTATCTCTGTAGGTCTTGCCCTTTTTGGACCAAGACTCATCAGAACAGTAGGGTCTGAGATCACTGAGCTTGATCAAATGAGAGCATTTTCCATTATGATGGCTGCGGCGATCACAGTGGTTATCGCTTCTCAGCTCGGCTTACCCGTTTCTTCTACACATATTGCTGTAGGTGCAATCTTTGGGGTCGGTTTTCTTAGAGAGTGGCTTGACAGTAAAGATATGAGTGTGAAGCAAGAGAAACTTCACGCAGAAGTAGAAAAACACCATGCGCTTAAAACGGAACTTGCAGAACTGAAAGCTGAAGGGGATTATAAAAGACAAGTCGAATTAATTGAAGCGACTAAAGTGCAAAAGAAAAAAGTAAAAAGTCTTAAACGTTCATTGCGTGAAAACTATGTAAAGCGCGGTATGGTGAAAAAGATCGTAGCGGCATGGGTGATCACTGTTCCAGCAGCAGCAGTACTTTCTGCCATTATTTTCTTCATACTTAAAGGTGTCGCAAGCTAA
- a CDS encoding putative porin, with amino-acid sequence MKKIVLSMAALATVAMAESDITHPIERIEEVKDATGVTEKSFFDRVHFKGDLRVRYESKETDYYDGSEKNAYLGRYRLRLGAHIDITDHLQFEVGMRSGRGNPTSGNQTFAEANKPTEGLADYFFQSLRFNALALDYTSGNSTWKIGRSAYMMYRPIKSQLVWDNDLSMNGVNYQYQDDTKIITAGINQPSYAENVPDTTDDVNLFLAQYVQKTKLENSTLNLGAGIYYYDGLKGNTPLYGKDMGNTLVGDVYANDYHIIEGFGELKFKDVLGKPFAIAAGVAYNTAADDNNFGYDLAFQLGKAKKVGDWQVKYSYTDIQEDAVFGAHSDSDNFGGGTAAKGHAIRTKYKFGKNTYLAGTYFINTLYGSKVGDPADADYERVQLDAIITF; translated from the coding sequence ATGAAAAAGATTGTATTATCAATGGCCGCACTAGCGACAGTAGCAATGGCTGAATCTGACATTACTCACCCAATTGAAAGAATCGAAGAAGTGAAAGACGCAACTGGAGTAACTGAAAAAAGCTTTTTTGATAGAGTTCATTTCAAAGGTGACTTAAGAGTAAGATATGAGAGTAAAGAGACTGACTATTATGATGGTAGTGAAAAAAATGCTTATCTTGGTCGATATCGTTTAAGACTAGGCGCACATATTGATATTACAGATCATCTTCAATTTGAAGTTGGTATGAGAAGTGGTAGAGGTAATCCAACGTCAGGTAACCAAACTTTTGCTGAGGCGAATAAGCCTACTGAAGGTCTGGCAGACTACTTTTTCCAGTCGCTTAGATTCAATGCTTTAGCTCTTGATTATACATCTGGTAACTCTACTTGGAAAATAGGTAGATCGGCATACATGATGTATAGACCTATCAAATCACAGCTTGTTTGGGATAACGATCTTTCAATGAATGGTGTGAACTATCAGTACCAAGACGACACAAAGATTATCACTGCAGGTATTAACCAACCAAGTTATGCGGAAAATGTTCCTGATACTACAGACGATGTTAATCTCTTTCTAGCACAATATGTACAAAAAACAAAGTTAGAGAACTCAACACTTAATCTAGGTGCTGGTATCTACTATTATGATGGGTTAAAAGGCAATACGCCTCTTTACGGTAAAGATATGGGTAACACTTTAGTAGGTGACGTGTATGCAAATGATTATCATATTATTGAAGGATTTGGAGAACTCAAGTTCAAAGATGTACTTGGTAAACCATTTGCAATAGCTGCCGGTGTAGCATATAACACAGCTGCAGATGACAATAACTTTGGATACGATTTGGCATTTCAACTCGGTAAAGCAAAAAAAGTTGGTGATTGGCAAGTAAAATACTCTTATACTGATATCCAAGAAGATGCGGTATTTGGTGCACACTCTGACTCAGATAACTTCGGTGGTGGTACGGCTGCTAAAGGTCATGCTATCAGAACAAAATATAAATTTGGTAAAAACACATATCTTGCCGGTACTTACTTCATCAATACACTCTATGGAAGCAAAGTTGGCGATCCTGCAGATGCAGACTACGAGCGTGTGCAGTTAGACGCGATTATTACATTCTAG